The Deltaproteobacteria bacterium sequence GACGAAAGCTGCTCATTGACCTGAGTACGAGACACGATTTGAGCAACGGCATTGGAATGAACTCGTTCATTATGCTCACGAGTATAGCGATTTATGCTGGTCATTTTCTTTCCTTTCTTTGGAAGGCATAGCCAAGCTTTGCAAGGAGGAAGCCAGAAAGGAAAAAAGACCCAAAAAAGCACAAAATGCCCGTCAATTAAGCACTTTGTAGAATCACTTCTTTTTTTAAAAATAAAAAATTGTTCTAATATCGACCCATGTTAGCTTTGCCAGCGTTTGAATTTCAAACACAGTTGTGGATAAAATGGGGATGAGTTGTGAAAAAAATTTTTTTACTTTTTTTAATCCTTCTTTTTCGCAGGCCAAGTCCCCAACTTAATCACTTTCTCATCCAATTTTTGAAGGCCACTAGCGCAACTTTTATGAATCTGAACAAAAAATGAGCAGATCAAAAAATGCCTAACAAAGCATTTCCTTGTTAAAAATTAATTTTGACTTTTCTACATCTGGTAGTTTAGTCTCCAAAAGTACACAATATCTTGTAGTTTTAACGCAAGTAAGGGGTTTCAAACCAAACAATTTAATGTTATTTCGAAAAAGGGCAGGGGCCTTTTGAGGGGTTTTCTTTTGCCTAAAAATGGGGAGAATTCTATGGCTGTAAAAAGTTCTGAACTCAAAGCAAAAATTGAAAAACGCAGGGCTGCGCTTCATCCAGATTCTCGTCCAGGAGCACGAGTAAGAGGCCTTAAGATCTCGCGCTATTTTACCTTCAAGGGAAAAAATCCACTGAACCAAGTCTCTTATCGCCAATGGTCTTCCTTGATCACCGATCCTGATGGCTCTGTGGTATTTAAAATGGATAATATCGAGGCCCCAGCCGATTGGAGCCAGCTGGCCGTCGATATTCTAGTGAAAAGCTATTTCCGTAAGGCCGGGGTCCCTGGGACGGGCGCTGAAAACTCGGCTAAACAAGTGGTGCATCGCTTGGCCCATACCATTCGCAAGGCCGGTGAAAAATTGGGAGGCTATTTTAGCTCCTCCGAAGATGCCCAGAGTTTTGAAGATGAACTCAAATACCTTCTCATTACCCAACGCGGCGCCTTCAACTCCCCTGTATGGTTCAATTGTGGTCTTTTTCAAGAATACAACATTGAAGGTTCGGGGGGCAATTTTTATTGGGATCCTCACAGCGACACCTTTCGCGAAACCAAAAATTCTTACGAACACCCCCAATGCTCGGCCTGCTTCATTCAAAAGGTAAATGACGACCTCATGAGTATTTTTGAACTGGCCAAAAACGAAGCGAAGCTCTTTAAATTTGGCTCTGGCACCGGCAGCAATTTTTCGGCCATTCGTGGCAGACAAGAGAAACTTTCGGGAGGAGGCACTTCTTCGGGCCTCATGAGTTTTCTCGAAGTGCTAGACCGTGGCGCGGGCGCCACCAAATCGGGCGGAACCACGCGCAGGGCAGCAAAAATGGTGGTACTGGATATGGATCATCCCGAGATTGTCGATTTCATCAATTGGAAACTGAGGGAAGAAAAGAAAGTAGCCGTCCTCATTGCTGCGGGCTATTCATCGGATTTCAATGGCGAGGCCTATCACACCATTGCCGGGCAGAATTCCAACAACTCCGTCCGGGTCACCGACGAATTCATGAAGGCGGTGCTTGAAAAAGGGGTCTGGCAAACCAAGTTCCGCACTACTGGGCAGGTGTGTGATACCTACAAGGCCCGCGATTTGTATGACCAGATCTGCTTCGCTGCCTGGGCCTGCGCCGACCCCGGAGTTCAATTCGACAGCACCATCAACCGTTGGCACACCTGCAAAACCACGGGCCGGATTAATGCGTCAAATCCCTGTTCTGAATTTATGTTTCTGGACGACTCCGCCTGCAACCTGGCCTCCATCAATCTCACCAAATTTTTGAAAGAAGAGGGAAACTTCGACGTGGAAGGCTACCGTCATGCCATTAAAACCTTCTTTATGGCCCAGGAGATTTTGATCGATTTTTCCAGCTATCCCACGATGGGCATCGCCAAAAACTCACATGATTATAGGCCCTTGGGCTTAGGTTATGCCAACTTGGGTTCTATGCTGATGCAACTGGGAATTCCTTATGATTCGGCCCAAGGTCGTGCTTATGCAGCGGGGCTCACCGGTATTCTATGTGGACATGCCTACAAGGTTTCAGCCGAGATGGCGCGCGAAAAAGGGGCCTTTGTGGGTTATGCCAAAAATCGCGAATCGATGTTGGGCGTGATCAAAATGCATCGAGAGGCCTCTTATAAAATTGATCCCTCCTGCCCCTCTGCCGTACTTCAGGCCGCTCAGGAAGATTGGGACATGGCCCTCAATTTGGGAGAAAAATTCGGCTACCGAAATGCCCAATCCACGGTGCTGGCCCCTACCGGAACCATTGGTTTGCTGATGGATTGCGATACCACCGGTGTGGAACCCGATTTTGCCCTGGTGAAATTTAAAAAATTGGCCGGAGGGGGTTATTTCAAGATCATCAACCAGTCGATTCCTCCCGCACTCAAACACCTGGGTTACAGCCCCATGCAAATTGCCGACATCGTGGCTTATGTGCGCGGAACTTCTTCGCTCAAGGGAGCGCCGCACATCAACGAAGAAAGTTTAAAGGCCAAGGGATTTTCCGAAGACGATTTGAAGATTATCGAAAACAAACTCGAGACCGTGTTTGAACTGTCTCAGGCCTTCAACTACTTTACCCTGGGCGGCACTACCCTGGAACGCCTGGGTTTGATGAAGAGTGATTTTGAGACCGCAGGTTTCAATTTACTGAAGGCCCTTGGATTTAGTGAAAAAGAAATCAACGAGGCCTCTGTCGTCATTTGTGGCCGCATGACCATCGAAGGCGCCCCGCATTTAAAGGCCGAACACCTGCCTGTGTTTGATTGTGCCAACAAATGTGGAAAACTGGGACAGCGCTTCCTGGCCGCCATGAGCCACATTCGCATGATGGCTGCCGTGCAACCCTTTATTTCGGGTGCAATCAGCAAAACGGTGAATTTGCCCCACGAGGCCACGGTGCAAGAAATTGAAGAAATTTATATGCAAGGCTGGAAGCTAGGCTTGAAGGCCATTGCCCTCTATCGTGACGGTTGCAAGATGTCTCAACCCCTTTCGAGTGGGACCAAAAATGCCAAGAAAAAGGAAGAGGAAAAGACCGAAGCAGTCGCGCCTCAGACCCCTGTGGTACAAGATCAGCTGTCGGAACCCAAGCGCAAACGCCTGCCCGTGAAACGCCGCGGACTCACCCAAGAGGCGCGCGTAGGCGGACACAAGGTGTATCTGCGCACCGGCGAATATGAAGACGGAAACCTGGGAGAGATCTTCATCGACATGCACAAGGAAGGCGCGTCCTTTAGAAGCATGATGAACTGCTTTGCCATCTCTATTTCCCTCGGCTTGCAATACGGCGTGCCTCTGAAAGAATTCGTCGATTGCTTCACCTTCACCCGCTTTGAACCTCAAGGCGTGGTGGATCATCCCAATGTAAAATTTGCGACCTCGGTAATCGACTATGTGTTTCGGGTTTTAGGCATGGAGTACATGGGCCGCACGGATTTTGTGCAAGTGAAACCGGCGGATGGTGAATTGTTGCACAATGCCATCCTGGAACAACAAATGAAAAATCGTGAAGTAGAGGCCCCGTCAAAGGCGGTTGTCGCAAAGGCCAGTGAGTTTCAAAAAGTGGAAAGCCAAACCACCCACAGCGGCTCTGCGCTCAGCGATCAACTTTCTACGATGATGGGAGATGCCCCATTCTGCGATGGTTGCGGACACATCACGGTGAGAAATGGGGCTTGCTATAAATGCCTCAATTGTGGAAACTCGATGGGTTGTTCGTGAAATCTCCTCCTCTTAGAGACTTAGAAAATATAGAAATACCGTTTACAATCACAGTACCCAAAATCCCCATAGTGGGATGCTCATTTATTAGTTCACGCGATTCCTGTAGGGGCGATCCCTCTGTGGTCGCCCGCAATTTGGCATTTCAATTGAGTTCAATGTGCATCCGTGTGCGGGCGGGCAC is a genomic window containing:
- a CDS encoding vitamin B12-dependent ribonucleotide reductase: MAVKSSELKAKIEKRRAALHPDSRPGARVRGLKISRYFTFKGKNPLNQVSYRQWSSLITDPDGSVVFKMDNIEAPADWSQLAVDILVKSYFRKAGVPGTGAENSAKQVVHRLAHTIRKAGEKLGGYFSSSEDAQSFEDELKYLLITQRGAFNSPVWFNCGLFQEYNIEGSGGNFYWDPHSDTFRETKNSYEHPQCSACFIQKVNDDLMSIFELAKNEAKLFKFGSGTGSNFSAIRGRQEKLSGGGTSSGLMSFLEVLDRGAGATKSGGTTRRAAKMVVLDMDHPEIVDFINWKLREEKKVAVLIAAGYSSDFNGEAYHTIAGQNSNNSVRVTDEFMKAVLEKGVWQTKFRTTGQVCDTYKARDLYDQICFAAWACADPGVQFDSTINRWHTCKTTGRINASNPCSEFMFLDDSACNLASINLTKFLKEEGNFDVEGYRHAIKTFFMAQEILIDFSSYPTMGIAKNSHDYRPLGLGYANLGSMLMQLGIPYDSAQGRAYAAGLTGILCGHAYKVSAEMAREKGAFVGYAKNRESMLGVIKMHREASYKIDPSCPSAVLQAAQEDWDMALNLGEKFGYRNAQSTVLAPTGTIGLLMDCDTTGVEPDFALVKFKKLAGGGYFKIINQSIPPALKHLGYSPMQIADIVAYVRGTSSLKGAPHINEESLKAKGFSEDDLKIIENKLETVFELSQAFNYFTLGGTTLERLGLMKSDFETAGFNLLKALGFSEKEINEASVVICGRMTIEGAPHLKAEHLPVFDCANKCGKLGQRFLAAMSHIRMMAAVQPFISGAISKTVNLPHEATVQEIEEIYMQGWKLGLKAIALYRDGCKMSQPLSSGTKNAKKKEEEKTEAVAPQTPVVQDQLSEPKRKRLPVKRRGLTQEARVGGHKVYLRTGEYEDGNLGEIFIDMHKEGASFRSMMNCFAISISLGLQYGVPLKEFVDCFTFTRFEPQGVVDHPNVKFATSVIDYVFRVLGMEYMGRTDFVQVKPADGELLHNAILEQQMKNREVEAPSKAVVAKASEFQKVESQTTHSGSALSDQLSTMMGDAPFCDGCGHITVRNGACYKCLNCGNSMGCS